The Methanocella arvoryzae MRE50 genome includes a region encoding these proteins:
- a CDS encoding competence/damage-inducible protein A: MDVTIICIGDELLTGDVEDLNSTWLARQLSETGALLKRIVTIPDDIDVIVSEIRQAKTDKIIVTGGLGPTHDDVTRYAVAKAAGVRLYRDPYAVRVVEKGRGRLIDAAYVMADIPENAVVIDNPAGAAPGFIIDSRIYVLPGVPSEMKAMFSLVRDHFKGPRLIVDWVITKRPESDIVPTLNEAVKMFPQIAFGSYPSGIVKIKLKSYDAEAVKQAKEWLAAHL, encoded by the coding sequence ATGGACGTCACCATCATCTGCATCGGAGACGAACTTCTGACCGGCGACGTGGAGGACCTGAACTCCACATGGCTCGCCCGCCAGCTCTCGGAAACTGGAGCCCTGCTGAAACGGATAGTCACCATACCTGACGACATAGACGTCATCGTCTCCGAAATCCGGCAGGCAAAGACAGACAAAATAATAGTGACTGGAGGACTCGGCCCCACCCATGATGACGTCACCCGCTACGCAGTAGCAAAAGCAGCCGGAGTACGCCTGTACCGCGACCCATATGCAGTCAGGGTCGTGGAGAAAGGGAGGGGCAGACTAATCGACGCTGCTTACGTAATGGCCGACATACCGGAAAATGCGGTAGTGATCGACAATCCGGCAGGCGCCGCGCCAGGGTTCATCATAGATAGCCGCATCTACGTCTTACCGGGAGTGCCGTCTGAGATGAAGGCCATGTTTAGCCTGGTCAGAGACCACTTCAAAGGACCCCGGCTCATCGTAGACTGGGTCATCACGAAACGGCCTGAGTCAGACATTGTCCCTACGCTCAACGAGGCCGTAAAAATGTTCCCCCAGATCGCCTTCGGGTCTTACCCGTCAGGGATCGTGAAGATCAAGCTGAAGTCTTACGATGCGGAAGCGGTAAAACAGGCCAAAGAGTGGCTCGCTGCCCACCTCTGA
- a CDS encoding sulfate adenylyltransferase, producing MSIQQVKLVNTVLDGPVREVALEEAKENLSRNQNTIMIDEEAWITVEMIATGALSPCNGFMTREDYSSVLHTGRLADGTPWPTPLSFAMAGEKNQEVLKGLKKGDVVTLINREKQPVARIHAEEVFEYDREERAQCVFGTTDKRHPGVRSIYERMGERSLAGKVELLNRAYWGAFEKYRMTPAESFDYFYKKKGARTVVGFITGANPVHRGHEHIHRVALENNDMLLIQPLVQLAKPEYIRSEHRIQAYETLINKYYPKDRVLMSPLRVTYIFAGPREAILHAIVSRNFGATHFAIGRDHAGVGSYYGDYECQSIFDRLYDGGSKELGIELMAFSEVFYCCRCGTTATENTCPHGKQYRINISGTGIRELMRYGYLPPKEVSRPEVSRIGMQGIQPKGLDENGGSIYPVGAIIKKMFPFYLVAKRLGGQLREKPLSWEDLTLEDVERALMDVRENADRILRDIATDVEYHMDVRRDMAHQWRAETAEYTRERQLSLIKALDEKVRSADPNADNKMFQSKAEAEKELEVAKAVYDSMPDGKIDNRKLVWNPLKYEEYR from the coding sequence ATGAGCATACAACAGGTGAAACTTGTCAACACGGTCCTGGATGGCCCTGTGCGCGAAGTTGCCCTTGAAGAGGCAAAAGAAAACCTGTCAAGGAATCAGAACACCATCATGATCGACGAGGAGGCCTGGATCACAGTAGAGATGATCGCTACCGGTGCGCTAAGCCCGTGTAATGGATTCATGACCCGGGAAGACTACTCATCTGTCCTCCACACCGGAAGGCTTGCTGACGGTACGCCGTGGCCTACGCCGCTATCTTTTGCCATGGCGGGCGAAAAGAACCAGGAAGTTCTGAAAGGCCTGAAAAAGGGCGATGTCGTAACTCTGATTAATCGGGAAAAGCAGCCCGTGGCCCGTATACATGCGGAAGAGGTCTTCGAGTATGACCGGGAAGAGCGTGCGCAGTGCGTGTTTGGCACTACTGATAAGCGCCACCCTGGCGTTCGCAGCATCTACGAACGGATGGGCGAGAGGTCGCTTGCCGGTAAGGTAGAACTGCTAAACCGGGCTTACTGGGGCGCCTTCGAAAAATACCGGATGACTCCGGCTGAGAGCTTCGACTACTTCTACAAGAAGAAGGGAGCCCGGACCGTCGTCGGCTTCATCACCGGGGCAAACCCTGTCCACCGGGGCCATGAGCACATCCACCGGGTCGCGCTGGAAAACAACGACATGCTGCTCATTCAGCCGCTGGTCCAGCTGGCAAAGCCTGAATACATCAGGTCCGAGCACCGCATCCAGGCATATGAGACGCTTATCAACAAATATTACCCGAAAGACCGGGTGCTGATGAGCCCGCTCCGGGTCACCTACATCTTCGCCGGCCCCCGGGAAGCGATCCTCCATGCCATCGTTTCCCGCAACTTCGGTGCCACACACTTTGCCATCGGCAGAGATCATGCTGGCGTCGGCAGCTACTACGGAGACTATGAATGCCAGTCGATCTTCGACCGCCTGTACGACGGAGGCTCGAAAGAGCTGGGCATCGAGCTTATGGCGTTCAGCGAGGTCTTCTACTGTTGCCGGTGCGGCACCACCGCTACGGAAAACACCTGCCCGCACGGCAAGCAGTACCGCATCAACATCAGTGGCACCGGCATCCGCGAGCTCATGAGATACGGCTACCTGCCACCCAAAGAGGTGTCCCGGCCGGAAGTCTCGAGGATCGGCATGCAGGGCATCCAGCCTAAAGGCCTGGACGAAAACGGCGGCTCTATCTACCCAGTAGGCGCCATTATCAAGAAGATGTTCCCGTTCTACCTCGTGGCCAAGCGTCTCGGGGGACAGCTCAGGGAGAAGCCCCTGTCGTGGGAAGATCTCACTCTCGAGGACGTCGAACGGGCGCTGATGGATGTCAGAGAGAACGCTGACCGGATTCTCCGGGACATCGCCACCGACGTCGAGTACCACATGGACGTGCGCCGTGACATGGCTCATCAGTGGAGGGCCGAGACTGCCGAGTACACCCGGGAACGCCAGCTAAGCCTGATCAAAGCCCTGGACGAGAAAGTCAGGTCTGCAGACCCCAATGCGGACAACAAGATGTTCCAGAGCAAGGCCGAGGCCGAAAAAGAGCTGGAGGTCGCAAAGGCAGTTTACGACAGCATGCCCGATGGCAAGATCGATAACCGCAAGCTCGTCTGGAACCCGCTGAAGTACGAAGAGTACAGATAA
- a CDS encoding S1C family serine protease, which produces MSISDDEMIAMIERVGPAVVNINTVRLVHDYYMNVVPLRGMGSGVIFDGRNGYILTNNHIIEGAESIEVTLFDGRKFKGKLIGTDPTSDIAVVGIKSDNLPEAKLGTSETVKVGQTAIAFGNPFGFLLRGPTVTVGVISALHRTIQAEQGVFEDLMQTDAHINPGNSGGPLVNRKGEIIGINSANIPFAQGIGFSIPVDVARRIAEELIEHGRIIRPWLGILGVGVTPQISQYYDLPSDKGILVTRVFNNSPAEEAGISAGDLILATDKKSITDMDELTKEVRSKRVGDRVTMVIQRGPIRQEVDLRLSEIPSQ; this is translated from the coding sequence ATGTCAATATCCGATGATGAAATGATAGCGATGATCGAAAGAGTGGGGCCAGCGGTTGTCAACATTAACACCGTTCGCCTGGTTCACGATTACTACATGAACGTCGTGCCGCTCAGAGGCATGGGCTCCGGCGTGATTTTCGACGGCCGGAACGGCTACATACTGACAAACAACCACATCATAGAAGGAGCGGAAAGTATCGAAGTCACGCTCTTCGACGGCAGAAAATTCAAAGGTAAGCTGATCGGTACCGACCCTACCAGCGATATTGCCGTGGTCGGCATAAAGTCGGACAATCTCCCCGAGGCAAAGCTTGGCACGTCAGAGACCGTCAAGGTCGGCCAGACCGCGATCGCTTTCGGCAATCCGTTCGGGTTTCTGTTGAGAGGGCCGACAGTGACAGTTGGCGTAATCAGCGCCCTGCACCGGACCATACAGGCGGAGCAAGGCGTGTTCGAAGACCTGATGCAGACGGACGCCCACATCAACCCGGGCAACAGCGGTGGCCCGCTGGTCAATCGCAAGGGAGAGATCATCGGCATCAACTCTGCGAATATCCCGTTCGCCCAGGGCATCGGCTTCTCTATACCAGTCGACGTGGCCCGGCGCATCGCCGAAGAGCTGATAGAGCATGGAAGGATTATCCGGCCCTGGCTGGGCATTCTCGGCGTGGGCGTCACTCCGCAGATCTCCCAGTACTACGATCTGCCCTCGGACAAAGGCATCCTGGTCACCCGGGTTTTCAACAACAGCCCGGCAGAAGAGGCGGGGATTTCCGCCGGAGACCTGATCCTGGCCACTGACAAGAAGAGCATCACTGACATGGACGAGCTGACTAAAGAAGTGCGGTCAAAAAGAGTGGGCGACCGGGTGACCATGGTCATCCAGAGAGGCCCAATCAGGCAGGAAGTGGATCTCCGGCTATCTGAGATCCCTTCCCAGTAA
- a CDS encoding YkgJ family cysteine cluster protein: MPAAECGPRFKCECCGLCCRRDPYYAVSLLDIQNISMGLGLQPGEFFRRYCDVVTTPGGFRYAVILAPDGCPFLKDGLCGIHQVKPIGCWVFPESSLLPVRDLKKHVNAIPTCAILKMPDDDRPLTADYELLAAREVHFEDTRAYFGQHEIFEEHPWREATDRLIEKLRDAEEIGRRAEALRAMAGKQIATARGKL, encoded by the coding sequence ATGCCTGCCGCTGAGTGTGGACCCCGTTTCAAGTGTGAGTGCTGTGGACTTTGCTGCCGCAGAGACCCGTATTATGCTGTATCTTTGCTCGACATCCAGAACATCAGCATGGGCCTGGGGCTGCAGCCGGGGGAATTTTTCCGCCGGTACTGCGACGTCGTGACGACGCCCGGGGGATTCAGGTATGCTGTCATTCTGGCGCCTGACGGCTGCCCGTTTCTGAAGGACGGGCTGTGTGGCATCCACCAGGTGAAGCCTATAGGCTGCTGGGTCTTTCCCGAGTCGTCTCTCCTGCCTGTCAGGGACCTGAAGAAGCACGTCAACGCCATTCCTACCTGCGCTATCCTGAAAATGCCGGACGATGATCGGCCGCTGACCGCCGATTACGAGCTGCTGGCAGCCAGGGAAGTTCATTTCGAGGACACGAGAGCATATTTCGGGCAACACGAAATCTTTGAAGAGCATCCCTGGCGCGAGGCGACTGATCGGCTGATAGAGAAACTTCGGGATGCTGAAGAGATCGGCCGTCGGGCGGAAGCCCTCAGGGCTATGGCTGGTAAGCAGATCGCTACAGCCAGAGGGAAACTCTAA
- a CDS encoding sensor histidine kinase has protein sequence MLPLSSIKFHAIILIAILVIASAAVIGGASVLYNREVIKHEIWDNNLAVAKSTSALTVNYMDLARTYLTSLADRPLVIKAIQEKDIAFLDFNAQYAVNQSEQLTSVFFTDQSGTVISSYPYTQRIGESYIDRPYVGEVLNTSEPVISSVQISPYTGQPTVYFGIPIMDNTTAIGTLIGSVNLANFRDLLAETQVKENHFVYLVNKSGRVMVHSNSSYMDKMADFSSIPAVASVIRGEEGIVEQYFPFENDQRLVAYTPVTQYGWGVVVATPVDVAYKPINDSMWLFITFIAGLLILSLLIAMIVGKYITDPILKINSATSYIPDGDPERLKAFLPVGRKDGIGSLARSFITMASTIKSDRERVIAAMNQAEEARAHAESERERAEEEKNRAELYVDIMGHDINNLNQAALANLELLEMDESLTDEQRATIEDALVAVKGSASVIDSVRTIQRATEEKITLENVDINDYVVQCITEAPRPKGRKVTINYQPRKGLLVKGSSLLKAVFCNLISNAVKHSTGDVTIDIYVRSTEKLSKPFWEIAIEDDGPGIPDAVKPRLFARFQRGTTKAKGRGLGLFIVRTLAERFGGSVTMEDRVPGDHTKGSRFIVTLPVSADK, from the coding sequence ATGTTACCTCTGTCATCCATCAAGTTCCATGCAATTATCCTGATAGCTATTCTAGTAATTGCGTCCGCAGCGGTCATAGGCGGCGCAAGCGTTCTCTACAACCGGGAAGTTATCAAGCACGAGATATGGGACAACAATCTGGCAGTAGCAAAGTCAACTTCGGCACTTACTGTCAATTATATGGATCTCGCCCGGACCTACCTTACCAGCCTGGCAGATCGGCCGCTGGTGATCAAAGCTATTCAGGAGAAGGATATTGCTTTCCTTGATTTTAACGCTCAGTATGCCGTTAACCAGAGTGAGCAATTGACCTCGGTCTTTTTCACAGATCAGTCGGGTACCGTCATATCCAGCTATCCGTACACCCAGCGGATAGGTGAGTCATATATCGACCGGCCTTACGTCGGCGAGGTACTCAACACATCGGAACCTGTAATCAGCAGCGTACAGATAAGCCCGTATACCGGTCAACCGACTGTGTACTTCGGCATTCCGATCATGGATAATACTACGGCCATAGGGACGCTGATCGGAAGCGTCAATCTGGCCAACTTTAGGGACCTTCTGGCCGAAACGCAGGTGAAGGAAAACCATTTCGTTTACCTTGTAAATAAAAGCGGCCGGGTTATGGTCCACAGTAATAGTTCATACATGGATAAAATGGCCGATTTTAGCTCTATACCTGCCGTAGCTAGTGTTATTCGGGGAGAAGAGGGGATTGTAGAGCAGTATTTTCCCTTCGAGAATGATCAGCGGCTGGTAGCGTATACGCCAGTGACACAATACGGCTGGGGCGTCGTCGTGGCTACGCCTGTAGACGTGGCCTATAAGCCGATTAATGACTCCATGTGGTTATTCATTACGTTCATCGCGGGCTTATTGATCTTATCGCTGCTTATCGCTATGATTGTCGGGAAATACATTACTGATCCCATTCTTAAGATCAACAGCGCAACTTCATATATTCCTGATGGCGATCCTGAACGATTGAAAGCGTTTTTGCCCGTCGGCCGGAAAGACGGGATCGGCAGCCTGGCGAGGTCGTTTATCACTATGGCCAGCACAATCAAAAGCGACCGCGAAAGGGTAATAGCCGCCATGAACCAGGCCGAAGAAGCCCGGGCGCATGCCGAGAGCGAGCGAGAGCGGGCGGAGGAAGAGAAGAACCGGGCTGAACTGTACGTGGACATCATGGGCCATGATATCAATAACCTGAATCAGGCTGCTCTGGCTAACCTGGAACTGCTGGAAATGGACGAGAGCCTGACTGATGAGCAACGAGCGACCATCGAGGATGCTCTGGTAGCCGTCAAAGGCAGCGCCTCGGTCATCGACAGCGTCAGGACTATCCAGCGGGCGACTGAAGAAAAAATTACCCTGGAGAATGTCGACATCAACGACTATGTCGTACAATGCATCACTGAAGCTCCCCGTCCCAAAGGCCGAAAGGTCACAATTAATTACCAGCCCCGGAAAGGCTTGCTGGTCAAAGGCAGTTCGCTGCTGAAAGCAGTTTTCTGCAACCTCATAAGTAATGCGGTTAAACATTCTACCGGAGATGTTACAATCGACATATACGTCCGATCTACAGAGAAGCTCAGCAAGCCTTTCTGGGAGATCGCCATCGAAGACGACGGCCCAGGAATACCCGATGCAGTGAAGCCCCGGCTCTTCGCCAGATTTCAGCGAGGGACAACAAAAGCGAAAGGCAGAGGTTTAGGATTATTCATAGTCCGCACCCTGGCCGAAAGGTTCGGGGGATCTGTGACTATGGAAGACCGCGTTCCGGGTGATCACACTAAAGGGAGCAGATTCATCGTAACTTTGCCGGTGAGTGCGGATAAATGA
- a CDS encoding response regulator, whose product MIECSPACRVGIAIVEDEKELVKVYEKAFSRRKIEICFIAYDGLEAVKLYLSCTPRPHAVLMDYRLPIMNGLEATSEIKKIDPEAKVIFLSADVSVRDDAMKAGAFAFLKKPASLKEILDTVQKALGRIPAV is encoded by the coding sequence ATGATCGAATGTAGTCCAGCATGCAGAGTAGGTATAGCTATCGTGGAAGATGAAAAAGAGCTGGTAAAAGTTTACGAGAAGGCGTTTTCCCGGAGGAAGATTGAGATTTGCTTCATAGCCTATGATGGCCTGGAAGCGGTCAAACTGTATCTCTCGTGTACTCCCAGGCCGCATGCAGTCCTGATGGACTATCGCCTGCCCATCATGAACGGCCTCGAAGCTACGTCAGAGATCAAGAAGATCGACCCCGAAGCAAAAGTGATCTTTTTAAGCGCCGACGTATCCGTCAGAGATGATGCGATGAAGGCCGGAGCCTTCGCCTTCCTGAAAAAGCCGGCCAGCCTCAAAGAAATCCTTGATACTGTCCAGAAGGCGTTAGGCAGGATTCCTGCAGTATAG
- a CDS encoding ArsB/NhaD family transporter, with the protein MISEILIVLIFLLTFFLIMVRPWRFNETTGALLGALLMLVFLQPHHILEALGFATPFATPQVTTWNVVIILIELMVISTFLDDYGFFEWCAVKAMQMAKGDAWKLFTYTYVVTCLITAFTSNDIAILTLTPIILKFCRRANLNSKPFMYAFFFAANIASMFLLIGNLTNIMIADAFHLGYVDFAAYMFLPTMAALVVNYVIFRYMFRNSITARYQPLEHVNSKDLIKSMPMVAVGLVVLAFVLIGCGFASAIAIPLSAITTIGMIAIYLAERKPMLRTKRISWRVVVFVISLFIVVKGLEVSGVNALAGSAILSIVGQNPIVATFFMSMMSAFLCNVVNNIPMTAMMVPVSLGIAHTQDMALAMAYSLVIGSNLGANITITGALAGILWIECARVEKWTTGITEFIKTGLTVTPLVILASAAVLALEITLF; encoded by the coding sequence ATGATCAGCGAAATCCTCATCGTCCTCATTTTCCTGCTCACCTTTTTCCTGATCATGGTCCGCCCCTGGAGATTCAATGAGACAACCGGGGCACTACTCGGCGCTTTGCTGATGCTGGTCTTCCTGCAGCCTCACCACATTCTTGAAGCGCTGGGCTTCGCGACGCCTTTTGCTACGCCGCAGGTCACGACCTGGAACGTGGTCATCATCCTGATCGAGCTGATGGTGATCAGCACCTTTCTGGACGACTACGGGTTTTTCGAGTGGTGCGCGGTTAAAGCTATGCAGATGGCGAAGGGCGATGCCTGGAAGCTGTTCACCTATACGTACGTGGTCACCTGCCTTATCACTGCATTCACTTCCAACGATATCGCCATCCTCACGCTCACCCCAATCATCCTAAAGTTCTGCCGCAGGGCCAACCTAAACTCAAAGCCATTCATGTACGCGTTCTTCTTCGCGGCAAACATAGCCTCTATGTTCCTCCTGATAGGCAACCTGACCAACATCATGATAGCCGACGCATTCCACCTGGGATACGTCGACTTTGCGGCTTACATGTTCCTGCCGACAATGGCGGCTCTTGTTGTCAACTACGTGATCTTCCGGTACATGTTCAGGAACTCGATCACAGCCCGTTACCAGCCGCTGGAGCACGTGAACTCTAAAGATTTGATCAAAAGCATGCCCATGGTAGCAGTAGGCCTCGTAGTGCTTGCCTTCGTCCTCATAGGGTGCGGGTTCGCCAGCGCCATTGCCATCCCACTGTCAGCTATCACAACCATCGGTATGATCGCCATATACCTGGCCGAGCGTAAGCCGATGCTCAGGACTAAGAGGATTTCCTGGCGGGTGGTCGTCTTCGTGATCTCGCTCTTCATCGTAGTCAAGGGACTGGAAGTGAGCGGAGTCAACGCTCTGGCGGGCAGTGCAATATTATCTATCGTAGGACAGAATCCGATTGTAGCCACGTTCTTTATGTCTATGATGTCGGCATTCCTTTGCAACGTGGTAAACAACATCCCGATGACCGCCATGATGGTACCGGTGTCGCTCGGCATTGCCCATACGCAGGATATGGCTCTCGCGATGGCCTATTCACTCGTGATCGGGAGCAACCTCGGAGCCAATATCACCATTACCGGCGCGCTGGCAGGCATTCTCTGGATCGAATGTGCCAGAGTGGAAAAGTGGACGACCGGAATTACCGAGTTCATCAAAACAGGGCTTACAGTGACGCCTCTGGTCATCTTAGCATCTGCGGCAGTCCTCGCTCTGGAGATCACGTTATTCTGA